TTGTAGCACCCTTCCTATGAACCCAAACCTTCGCAGTTCCGCCGTCAACCTTGTGCTCCTCAATCTTTGCTATGTTGTGGGCAACATCATAGACCAAATCTAATCCAATCTTGTCGGCATCAGTTTTGAATACCTGCTCAAAGCTCTGCCTAACCCAATGGGTGATCATCTGGCGATTCACGAATGCATAGTTCACTGCGCATGACATTGCCTTAAAATAGTCCTGTCCTTCATCGCTTGTTCCTGGCGCGCATGCCAGCTCCCTGTCCGGGACACTGATCTTATACTTTTGAACCGCCCTTTCAGTGGCACGTAGATAGTCAGAGCAGATCTGATGCCCATATCCACGTGAACCGCAATGGATCATAACAGTCACTTGTCCCTCCTGAGTTATGCCGAAGACCCTTCCAACCTTCTGATCATAGATCTTGTCAACCACCTGTATCTCTAGGAAGTGGTTTCCAGAGCCCAATGTGCCTATCTGGGTTAGCCCCCTATTCTTTGCTGTGCTTGAAACCTTGCTTGGATCAGCGAGCTCCATGTGTCCCATCTCTTCGCAGTTTTCTATATCCTCCTGCCATCCGAAGCCCTGTTTAACGATGCGTGGAACCCCCTCAGTCACTATCCTGTCGAGTTCGCTGCTAGATATCGTGAGGTCCTTTCTACGGCTGCCTAGACCTGAAGGAACATTATTGAAGATCGTTGTTGCAAGATCCTTCAGCTTCGGTTGCACATCTTTGACTGTAAAGTTTGTAGTCAATAATCTTACGCCACAGTTGATGTCGTATCCCACGCCGCCTGGACTTATCACTCCCTCCTCATAATCTGTCGCCGCAACCCCGCCAATGGGGAAGCCGTAACCTTCATGACCATCCGGCAATGTGATGGAGTGCTTATAGATTCCAGGAAGGAATGCGACGTTGGCGCATTGCTCAAGTGTCTTGTCAGTCTTCATCTTTTGGAGCAGGTCTTCATCTGCAAAGACTAGGCCTGGTACACGCATGCCAGGCTTATAGCTCTTAGGAATGCGCCAAATGTATTCGTCTACTTTTTCAAGTGGTACGCTCATATTATATTATCACCGCAATATTTAGTGGGTTCAGCATTCCCTTTTTAATCATTCAAATTATTGTGGGGTGTGATATAAACTATTTTGGCGCCGCCTTCATGTGGAGATGGTCTCAACCCCTCATCGGGGTAGGCGTCATCTGCGGTAACAGTTTATGCTGTGAAGATGAGGTAGGCGCCGAAGATGAGGAGGAATACGGCGCTTGAGAGCAGTATTGCCTTGACGGTCTTTTCGCCGATGATGTTTCTCCCCTTATCTATGGAGAAGCCTAT
The Candidatus Bathyarchaeota archaeon genome window above contains:
- a CDS encoding RtcB family protein; the encoded protein is MRVPGLVFADEDLLQKMKTDKTLEQCANVAFLPGIYKHSITLPDGHEGYGFPIGGVAATDYEEGVISPGGVGYDINCGVRLLTTNFTVKDVQPKLKDLATTIFNNVPSGLGSRRKDLTISSSELDRIVTEGVPRIVKQGFGWQEDIENCEEMGHMELADPSKVSSTAKNRGLTQIGTLGSGNHFLEIQVVDKIYDQKVGRVFGITQEGQVTVMIHCGSRGYGHQICSDYLRATERAVQKYKISVPDRELACAPGTSDEGQDYFKAMSCAVNYAFVNRQMITHWVRQSFEQVFKTDADKIGLDLVYDVAHNIAKIEEHKVDGGTAKVWVHRKGATRAFPPGHPSVPAKYREVGQPVLIPGSMGTSSWVLVGTPKAMEISFGSTAHGAGRMLSREAAKKRFWGDKVRKELEGRGIVVRSASAAVLAEEADPAYKDVDRVAMVSDAVGIATRVARLVPIAVIKG